From one Pseudactinotalea sp. HY158 genomic stretch:
- the pyk gene encoding pyruvate kinase, which produces MRRAKIVCTLGPATESDEMVQALVDAGMDVARINRSHGDAEDHARVYHRVRAAAEASGRAVAVLVDLQGPKIRLGRFAEGHHELAEGDIFTITTEDVPGTKELVSTTFKGLPQDVSVGDAILIDDGRVTVRVTDVTATRVTTRVEVPGPVSNNKGLNLPGVAVNVPALSEKDAEDLRWALDLGADFIALSFVRSAADYDDVRAIMDEKGRIVPVVAKIEKPQAVDNLEEIVDAFDGIMVARGDLGVELPLEQVPIVQKRAVELCQQYAKPVIVATQVLESMISSPRPTRAEASDCANAVLDGADAVMLSGETSVGKYPIVCVETMARIIATTEENGMDRITRKAQDPHTRGGVITKAANDIGEALDATYLACFTQSGDSARRMSRLRSRIPLLAFTPVADVRSRLALSWGVQTFLVPQVAHTDDMVRQVDVTLREQGASREGDRVVVVAGAPPGIAGSTNSIRVHKMGDRFD; this is translated from the coding sequence ATGCGAAGAGCCAAAATCGTGTGCACGCTCGGTCCGGCGACGGAATCGGACGAGATGGTGCAAGCACTAGTCGATGCCGGAATGGACGTGGCGCGGATCAACCGCAGCCACGGTGACGCGGAGGACCACGCGCGGGTGTACCACCGGGTGCGCGCCGCCGCCGAGGCCTCGGGCCGGGCCGTCGCGGTGCTCGTCGACCTGCAGGGGCCGAAGATCCGGCTCGGCCGGTTCGCCGAGGGCCACCACGAGCTCGCCGAGGGCGACATCTTCACGATCACCACCGAGGACGTGCCCGGCACGAAGGAGCTCGTCTCGACGACGTTCAAGGGCCTCCCGCAGGACGTGTCCGTCGGGGACGCCATCCTCATCGACGACGGCCGCGTGACCGTCCGGGTCACCGACGTGACCGCCACCCGCGTGACCACCCGCGTCGAGGTGCCCGGACCCGTCTCGAACAACAAGGGGCTCAACCTGCCCGGCGTGGCCGTCAACGTGCCCGCCCTGAGCGAGAAGGACGCCGAGGACCTGCGCTGGGCGCTCGACCTCGGCGCCGACTTCATCGCGCTGTCGTTCGTGCGCAGCGCGGCCGACTACGACGACGTGCGGGCGATCATGGACGAGAAGGGCCGGATCGTGCCGGTCGTCGCCAAGATCGAGAAGCCGCAGGCCGTGGACAACCTCGAGGAGATCGTCGACGCCTTCGACGGCATCATGGTCGCCCGCGGCGACCTCGGCGTCGAGCTCCCGCTCGAGCAGGTGCCGATCGTGCAGAAGCGCGCGGTGGAGCTGTGCCAGCAGTACGCCAAGCCGGTCATCGTGGCCACCCAGGTGCTCGAGTCGATGATCTCCTCCCCGCGGCCCACCCGCGCCGAGGCCTCCGACTGCGCCAACGCGGTGCTCGACGGCGCGGACGCGGTCATGCTCTCGGGCGAGACGAGCGTGGGCAAGTACCCGATCGTGTGCGTGGAGACCATGGCGCGGATCATCGCCACCACCGAGGAGAACGGGATGGACCGGATCACGCGCAAGGCGCAGGATCCGCACACCCGCGGCGGCGTGATCACGAAGGCCGCGAACGACATCGGCGAGGCCCTCGACGCCACCTACCTCGCCTGCTTCACCCAGTCGGGCGACTCGGCCCGGCGGATGTCGCGGCTGCGGTCGCGCATCCCGCTGCTCGCCTTCACCCCGGTCGCCGACGTGCGCTCCCGGCTCGCGCTCAGCTGGGGAGTGCAGACCTTCCTCGTTCCGCAGGTCGCGCACACCGACGACATGGTGCGCCAGGTCGACGTGACGCTGCGCGAGCAGGGGGCGAGCCGGGAGGGCGACCGCGTGGTCGTCGTCGCCGGTGCGCCCCCGGGGATCGCCGGCAGCACGAACTCGATCCGCGTGCACAAGATGGGCGACCGGTTCGACTGA